GTAAGTGGGCATTGTTCGTGTTCTTTGGCCTTGGCTATGCACTTCCAGCATGGGTGGTCACACTTGAGGACAGTATAAGAAACAGGATAGGCCAGGGCCCAAGAACAGATCAAGGGCGTGATGCCGGCGTTAGCATTTGAGCCATGTTTGAATTGATGAATAGATACGACGGACACGACGCGCAAAATGATCGATGGCTGTTTGAATAGACCTGGGTATAGAGTGTATATTATTGACCAATTAAAATCCCTTCACTTCCTGTTTCTTCCGCGGCCCTTttccaacatcttcaacttCTTTTGGTATCTTTCACCCatgtcagcaccaccaccgccgccgccacgcGGGCCATCGACGGTATCGATGCCTCTCTTTCGGCTCTTTTCCAATAGCGCCTTGGTGCCACCACCGGAGCTCTTGCCGCGCGTCAACTGGCTGATTCTGTCCAGCCCTTCGCTCAACCCTCTCcattcctcaccaccatagTTCATCCGGCGGCCCTCGGTCAAACCCCTCTTCTTGCGGTCCTTCTTGCTCTCCTTGGGCAGACGGACAAAGTTCCGTTCTTCGTACTCGCgtctctcatcctccttggcACGCTCAGAAGCAGTCTTGATCTTGCGACCACCTTGCATAATCGTGGTACCAATACTGGGTTGGGCCATAGGGATAGATGACATTTCGTCTTGAATGAACTCGTCGAGGGTGGCCGACTTCATAGgcttctcctttttctcGCGCCTGTCGAACGTGGGCATCGAGGTTGCTGAAATCTTGGGTGGGCGGTACACTCCGGACTTGTCTCCCTCCTTGCTCGCGTATTTCGCACCAGCCGGGCGAGTGATTgcggagaggttggcgcGGGCCTGGTAAGCAGCAGAAGCCCGAGCGTGGAGTTCATTGACctcgtcctctccttcaTTGTCGCTGCCAGCTTCCGACTCGGACTCGACATTGGCAGCCGCTGCCTCCTCTGCCGCCCTTGTACTCCGTTCCGCGTCATCGGCAGCTCGGAGCACCTTGTCAATCTGGTATCTCAGCTTGTCCTCGAGTGGCCGGGCGCCCTTCTCGAGGTAGAGTCGAAGTTCGACGAGTTTGTTGACTACGAGGTCATCGAGGTTCTGTTCCTCTTCCTGGTCTTTGGTTCCACCATTTCTCGCCTGGCGCAGCTTCAGAAGAATTAAGAAAACGAGATTCTGGAGGTAGGAGAGGAGCAGCTCGTTCTTCacgtcgaggagggagatgccgTCTTTTGGTAGTTCGAAGTTTGTGAGTTTTGGTGCAGCTTCAAGAGTGGTTGATATCGACTTGGTAAGAGCATCCAGCAGTGCTGGAAGGGTTGCTGGTGCCGCCATTATTGCTGTGGAAGGCAGTAGATGGATGGGTGCAGAACAGACGAATTGGATGAACAAAATCTTTTGCGACTCTGAAGCCCCACCTCGAGACTTTTTTATGGGGCCGCTGGCTCTCTGACCCCGGTAACAAAGACACAGACGGCTTATCGGTTTGCCTTATCTCCATCCGAGGATTCTCCGACTCGCAACTGCCATGCAGTACCAAGACCGACCTGACGAACAAGGCAGCCGCTCACGACCACCCCAAGCTGCTGTTGGCCAGCTGTTCTTGACTTGTCGGAAGCTTCGAAAGCTGCGACgccatttttctttttttcttttttagaCTTGCCCACCTTTCAATGCCTCCGATGACCCTCCCATGATTTCCCAACCATTCTGCATGAGACATTCTTTGTTATAAGGCTGAACCCGCGGACGGGTAGCAGACGGCTCGTTTCCCACTTCCAGTCACAGTACGTTCGCCAAGTTCACTTTCCCCTGATCGCGAagcccaaacccacccagaCTGCCCCAAACCTAGCGCTGCACGGTGACGACTTCAGCC
This genomic stretch from Podospora bellae-mahoneyi strain CBS 112042 chromosome 1 map unlocalized CBS112042p_1.2, whole genome shotgun sequence harbors:
- a CDS encoding uncharacterized protein (COG:A; EggNog:ENOG503NY27; BUSCO:EOG09263C4C) — translated: MAAPATLPALLDALTKSISTTLEAAPKLTNFELPKDGISLLDVKNELLLSYLQNLVFLILLKLRQARNGGTKDQEEEQNLDDLVVNKLVELRLYLEKGARPLEDKLRYQIDKVLRAADDAERSTRAAEEAAAANVESESEAGSDNEGEDEVNELHARASAAYQARANLSAITRPAGAKYASKEGDKSGVYRPPKISATSMPTFDRREKKEKPMKSATLDEFIQDEMSSIPMAQPSIGTTIMQGGRKIKTASERAKEDERREYEERNFVRLPKESKKDRKKRGLTEGRRMNYGGEEWRGLSEGLDRISQLTRGKSSGGGTKALLEKSRKRGIDTVDGPRGGGGGGADMGERYQKKLKMLEKGRGRNRK